A DNA window from Kitasatospora atroaurantiaca contains the following coding sequences:
- a CDS encoding gamma-glutamyl-gamma-aminobutyrate hydrolase family protein: MTERPLVGITSYLDEAAWGVWQQPAALLPQLYVDAVDRAGGTPVLLPPQTGGSGRLLGRLDGLVLAGGPDIDPVRYGAAAHPRTGEPHPVRDAWEFGLLHGALERDLPVLGICRGMQLLNVALGGDLVQHLPEEAGHQIAPATYNRQAVVISPGSRTGEILGRTAKVPCYHHQAVGRLGTGLRATAWSADETVEAVELPDRRFALAVQWHPEADPADTRLFEAFVRETAK, translated from the coding sequence GTGACGGAACGCCCGCTGGTCGGGATCACCAGCTACCTCGACGAGGCCGCCTGGGGCGTCTGGCAGCAGCCGGCGGCACTCCTCCCGCAGCTGTACGTGGACGCGGTCGACCGGGCCGGCGGGACGCCCGTCCTGCTGCCGCCGCAGACCGGCGGCAGCGGGCGACTGCTGGGCCGGCTCGACGGGCTGGTGCTCGCCGGGGGCCCCGACATCGACCCCGTGCGCTACGGCGCCGCCGCGCACCCCCGCACCGGCGAGCCTCACCCGGTGCGCGACGCCTGGGAGTTCGGGCTGCTGCACGGCGCGCTCGAGCGCGACCTGCCGGTACTCGGCATCTGCCGGGGTATGCAGCTGCTCAACGTCGCCCTCGGCGGGGACCTGGTGCAGCACCTTCCCGAGGAGGCCGGACACCAGATCGCCCCCGCCACCTACAACCGCCAGGCCGTGGTGATCAGCCCCGGCAGCCGGACGGGCGAGATCCTCGGGCGCACGGCGAAGGTGCCGTGCTACCACCACCAGGCGGTCGGCCGGCTCGGCACCGGGCTCCGCGCGACGGCCTGGAGCGCGGACGAGACGGTCGAGGCCGTCGAACTGCCCGACCGCCGCTTCGCGCTCGCCGTGCAGTGGCACCCCGAAGCCGACCCGGCGGACACCCGCCTCTTCGAAGCCTTCGTCAGGGAGACAGCCAAATGA